The Lycium ferocissimum isolate CSIRO_LF1 chromosome 10, AGI_CSIRO_Lferr_CH_V1, whole genome shotgun sequence genome window below encodes:
- the LOC132035573 gene encoding IRK-interacting protein-like, translating into MAEKQISQENDEVGSKKEYNGTISRQEVEAAIAKAVELRAIHASLLQGINNSPANLIKCPNSSSSPANLFSAQDYPIFTPSYEAAPLPGSKQLLQDTRDYADLWDDYGLGGVGNCDESSFSNYTKANSSLRKGGISPHICPADDQRSVTDSCAGQTQITLLRTTSPGGDYSISRRNSMGDLRSFSSCNRCKPAIVSTQSSNVIVPLTDSHSLNQLHPKSKGMNLSWLFPKLKKKNKNENSWREFEDISSVETLKKELVEAKERRESALMEASEMKSSLGELKEKLEYLETYCEELKKALKQANVQAKDNSQVSNKLIDLPRGENTIPVSEEVMVEGFLQIVSESRLSVKQFCKTLIAQVEETDNSLTDNLNLLLQPYKLSLNSKLSKAVLCHVEAIINQSLFQDFENVVFQKNGAPKRLDPQQDCNDQFSSFVSLRNLSWNEVLRKGTKYYSEDFSKFCDQKMCCIITTLNWRRPWPEQLLQAFFVAAKCIWLLHLLAFSFNPPLGILRVEENTTFDNNYMEDVFADKQKTQGPSKVKIMVMPGFYVRDKVHRCKVICRHKSAT; encoded by the exons ATGGCTGAAAAACAAATATctcaagaaaatgatgaagttggcaGTAAGAAGGAATACAATGGAACAATTAGTAGACAAGAAGTTGAAGCTGCCATTGCTAAAGCTGTAGAGCTAAGAGCTATTCATGCATCTTTATTACAGGGCATTAATAATAGCCCTGCTAATCTCATCAAGTGTCctaattcttcttcttcccctGCTAACCTCTTCTCTGCCCAAGATTATCCTATTTTCACACCA AGTTATGAAGCAGCTCCATTACCTGGATCCAAACAACTACTCCAGGACACTCGAGACTACGCTGACCTTTGGGATGATTATGGCCTTGGAGGAGTAGGAAATTGTGATGAATCCAGTTTCTCGAATTACACAAAGGCGAATTCCTCCTTAAGGAAAGGAGGAATTTCACCCCATATCTGTCCAGCTGATGATCAGAGATCGGTCACCGACTCTTGTGCTGGTCAAACTCAAATCACTCTGCTCAGAACAACCTCTCCTGGTGGTGATTACTCTATCTCTAGAAGAAACTCTATGGGAGACTTGAGATCATTTTCATCTTGCAATAGGTGTAAACCTGCTATAGTAAGTACTCAGAGCTCTAATGTAATCGTGCCATTGACAGATTCACACTCTTTAAATCAATTGCACCCAAAGAGTAAAGGGATGAACTTGTCATGGTTGTTCCCTAAgctaaagaagaaaaacaagaatGAAAATTCATGGAGAGAATTCGAGGATATTTCTTCTGTCGAAACATTGAAGAAAGAGCTTGTGGAAGCGAAGGAGAGAAGAGAGTCAGCCCTGATGGAAGCCTCAGAAATGAAGTCTTCTTTAGGAGAGTTAAAGGAAAAATTGGAGTACTTAGAAACTTACTGTGAGGAGCTCAAGAAAGCCTTGAAACAAGCAAATGTTCAAGCAAAAGATAATTCACAAGTATCCAACAAGCTTATAGACCTTCCAAGAGGAGAAAACACGATTCCTGTTAGTGAAGAGGTAATGGTTGAAGGGTTTTTGCAGATAGTATCGGAATCAAGACTATCAGTGAAGCAATTTTGTAAGACTCTTATTGCACAGGTTGAAGAGACGGATAACTCTTTAACCGATAACTTAAACCTTCTACTTCAACCTTACAAGCTTTCTCTTAATTCGAAGCTCTCAAAGGCGGTGTTATGCCATGTGGAAGCCATCATAAACCAGTCACTCTTCCAAGATTTCGAGAACGTTGTGTTCCAAAAGAACGGCGCTCCAAAGCGCTTGGACCCTCAACAAGATTGCAACGATCAGTTCTCGTCCTTTGTCTCGTTGAGGAACCTAAGCTGGAATGAAGTGCTAAGAAAGGGGACAAAGTATTATAGTGAAGATTTCAGCAAATTTTGTGATCAGAAGATGTGTTGCATCATCACAACACTTAACTGGAGAAGGCCATGGCCAGAGCAACTCCTGCAG GCATTCTTTGTTGCTGCTAAGTGCATTTGGTTGCTGCATTTGCTCGCCTTTTCGTTCAACCCTCCCCTTGGGATTCTCAGGGTTGAAGAGAATACAACTTTTGATAATAATTACATGGAGGATGTATTTGCAGATAAGCAAAAAACACAAGGTCCAAGCAAGGTTAAGATCATGGTAATGCCTGGTTTCTATGTGCGTGATAAAGTACATAGGTGTAAGGTAATTTGTAGGCATAAATCTGCAACCTAA